Proteins from one Malaya genurostris strain Urasoe2022 chromosome 2, Malgen_1.1, whole genome shotgun sequence genomic window:
- the LOC131430861 gene encoding zinc finger protein ZFP2-like isoform X1 — MEMCCRCCLDRTDDLMSIFLPLDEFSSRISDMITNCCGVSINEEDSLTKYICNSCMKDLISAARFRKRCLEAAGTLQNKLDVVDPLKACSVHEQKSIQLGINGDLKIKEEDNDILIEGQTSITSSLLVENESALCLTTNSTGCNFCDDNYMFKKPYRSKRTCARSSKRKKCEFCGKLLVNSNSFDGFPHNCMVNGKNLAKKTCLNQCKQQQTDNMNIKNNMEVEEPLHHTDLGKNISSKTTDAIESSGLNAKAFVQSCIFEDHLNSNHDNQLNQSELNNDGYNDSDFYIQRDELEHEINTSHRKGIRRKDDRRHKCEICGKGFINSNHLVQHRRIHTGEKPHKCEDCGRAFAQKSHLTAHMKHHTGDFKFKCDTCGKGFIYSNELVIHLRIHTGERPHKCDICGKDFVQGSALTQHMRSHAGERLHQCEVCGKGFVRLGHLTQHLIMHSGERLFKCLICSKGFSRNGYLTQHMLIHNGELTHKCNVCGKGFISRSYLGQHMRFHSDARPHQCEGCGKGFINKAHLKRHMRTHTGEES, encoded by the exons ATGGAAatgtgttgtcgttgttgtttagATAGAACGGATGATCTGATGAGTATATTTCTTCCCTTGGACGAATTCAGCAGTCGAATCAGTGATATGATTACAAACTGTTGTGGAGTATCA ATTAATGAAGAAGATTCCCTTACAAAATATATTTGCAACAGTTGCATGAAGGATTTGATTAGTGCTGCTCGTTTTAGAAAACGTTGCCTGGAGGCAGCTGGAACTCTACAGAATAAGCTCGATGTGGTAGATCCACTGAAGGCTTGTTCGGTACATGAACAAAAAAGTATTCAACTAGGTATCAATGGCGATTTAAAAATTAAGGAAGAAGATAATGATATTCTGATTGAGGGACAGACCAGCATCACAAGCAGTCTCCTTGTCGAAAACGAATCAGCTTTGTGTTTAACAACTAATTCGACTGGTTGTAACTTTTGTGATGATAATTATATGTTTAAAAAACCATACAGATCGAAGCGGACATGTGCTAGGAGtagtaaacgaaaaaaatgtgagTTTTGTGGAAAACTGTTAGTCAATAGTAATAGTTTTGATGGGTTTCCACATAATTGCATGGTTAATGGAAAAAATCTTGCTAAGAAAACTTGTCTCAATCAGTGTAAGCAGCAACAAACAGATAACATGAACATAAAAAATAACATGGAAGTTGAAGAGCCATTACACCATACAGATTTGGGCAAAAATATTTCCTCTAAAACTACCGATGCAATAGAATCAAGTGGTTTAAATGCTAAGGCATTTGTCCAATCATGTATTTTTGAAGATCACTTGAATAGCAATCATGATAATCAACTAAATCAGAGTGAATTGAATAACGATGGATACAATGACTCGGATTTCTATATTCAACGCGATGAATTGGAGCATGAAATCAATACATCTCATAGAAAAGGGATTCGAAGAAAGGATGACCGACGCCATAAGTGTGAAATATGTGGCAAGGGGTTTATTAACAGTAATCATCTTGTACAACACAGACGCATTCATACAGGTGAAAAGCCCCACAAATGCGAAGATTGCGGAAGAGCATTTGCTCAGAAGAGTCATCTCACCGCGCATATGAAACATCATACGGGCGATTTTAAGTTCAAGTGCGACACCTGTGGAAAAGGATTTATTTATAGTAACGAATTAGTCATACACCTTCGCATCCATACCGGCGAGCGACCACACAAATGTGACATCTGCGGGAAGGATTTTGTGCAGGGCAGTGCCCTTACACAACATATGCGAAGCCACGCCGGTGAGCGGTTGCATCAGTGTGAGGTATGCGGCAAAGGTTTCGTGAGACTCGGTCACCTGACGCAGCATCTAATTATGCACAGCGGCGAACGGTTGTTTAAATGTCTTATCTGTTCCAAAGGTTTCTCTCGAAATGGGTACCTGACGCAGCACATGTTAATTCACAACGGTGAGCTAACTCATAAATGTAACGTTTGTGGGAAGGGTTTCATTTCCAGAAGTTACCTTGGGCAGCACATGCGCTTCCACTCCGATGCAAGACCTCACCAGTGCGAAGGATGCGGAAAAGGTTTCATCAATAAGGCTCATCTCAAGCGGCATATGCGTACTCACACCGGCGAGGAATCgtag
- the LOC131430863 gene encoding hsc70-interacting protein 1-like: MACPIDPNELVKLKMFIGLCESQPELLNLPQLEFFKRFVEKLGGKIPAGTPNFGEVPKSKPASQQPEKKESSTKEDSDPESDVELDTEGCVEPDDEPEQPMGDSLKEPSEDDIDQANELRSKATAAYSEQNHEEAVKYFTEAILLNPISALYYAKRGQVYLKLVKPNACIRDCNRALEINPDSATAYKFRGRANRLLGKWEEAAKDLRQACKLDYDEEADEWLKEVTPNAKKIEQHKLKLERRRQEKELRERQERVRKAQEANKKAAEESARNDSADFGDFLGGGGGGAGTEDILNAFKDPEVAAALQDIMSNPSNIAKYQNNPKVMNLVTKIAGQASQSGFPGFGGGAGAGGFPGGFPGAGAGGFPGGFPGAGAGGFPGSGAGGFPGTGGGPTGGHKTTDDLD; encoded by the coding sequence ATGGCCTGTCCCATAGACCCAAATGAATTGGTCAAACTGAAGATGTTCATCGGTTTGTGCGAGAGCCAGCCAGAGCTGCTGAATCTACCTCAGTTggaatttttcaaacgattCGTTGAAAAGCTAGGTGGCAAAATTCCAGCAGGCACACCCAACTTTGGTGAAGTACCGAAATCAAAGCCGGCATCACAACAGCCAGAGAAAAAAGAATCTTCTACTAAGGAAGATTCCGATCCCGAGTCTGATGTTGAACTGGATACAGAAGGCTGTGTAGAGCCGGATGATGAACCCGAACAGCCGATGGGAGATTCTTTGAAAGAACCGAGTGAAGATGACATTGATCAGGCTAACGAGCtgcgttcgaaagctactgcaGCCTATTCCGAACAAAATCACGAGGAAGCGGTCAAGTATTTCACAGAAGCAATTCTACTCAATCCGATTAGTGCATTGTACTATGCCAAGCGCGGTCAAGTTTATTTAAAACTGGTTAAACCGAATGCTTGTATCCGGGATTGCAACCGCGCCTTAGAGATCAATCCGGACTCAGCAACTGCGTACAAATTCCGTGGTCGTGCCAATAGACTCCTAGGAAAGTGGGAAGAAGCGGCCAAAGATCTTCGTCAAGCTTGCAAATTGGACTATGATGAAGAAGCCGACGAATGGTTGAAAGAAGTTACTCCGAAtgctaaaaaaattgagcagcaCAAGTTGAAATTGGAACGTCGTCGGCAGGAGAAGGAATTGCGCGAACGTCAAGAACGAGTCCGCAAAGCGCAGGAAGCAAACAAAAAGGCCGCCGAAGAAAGTGCTCGCAATGACAGTGCTGATTTTGGTGATTTCCTTGGAGGTGGTGGCGGCGGTGCTGGAACCGAAGATATTCTAAATGCCTTCAAGGATCCTGAAGTAGCTGCCGCCCTGCAGGATATTATGTCTAATCCATCGAATATTGCCAAATACCAAAATAATCCTAAAGTAATGAATCTTGTCACTAAAATTGCTGGACAAGCATCACAGTCAGGTTTTCCGGGTTTCGGTGGTGGTGCAGGGGCAGGAGGTTTCCCCGGAGGATTCCCTGGTGCCGGAGCTGGTGGATTTCCCGGTGGTTTCCCTGGTGCTGGAGCTGGTGGTTTCCCAGGTTCCGGAGCTGGTGGTTTCCCCGGTACGGGAGGCGGCCCAACGGGAGGTCATAAAACTACGGACGATTTAGATTAA
- the LOC131430861 gene encoding zinc finger protein 724-like isoform X2: MKDLISAARFRKRCLEAAGTLQNKLDVVDPLKACSVHEQKSIQLGINGDLKIKEEDNDILIEGQTSITSSLLVENESALCLTTNSTGCNFCDDNYMFKKPYRSKRTCARSSKRKKCEFCGKLLVNSNSFDGFPHNCMVNGKNLAKKTCLNQCKQQQTDNMNIKNNMEVEEPLHHTDLGKNISSKTTDAIESSGLNAKAFVQSCIFEDHLNSNHDNQLNQSELNNDGYNDSDFYIQRDELEHEINTSHRKGIRRKDDRRHKCEICGKGFINSNHLVQHRRIHTGEKPHKCEDCGRAFAQKSHLTAHMKHHTGDFKFKCDTCGKGFIYSNELVIHLRIHTGERPHKCDICGKDFVQGSALTQHMRSHAGERLHQCEVCGKGFVRLGHLTQHLIMHSGERLFKCLICSKGFSRNGYLTQHMLIHNGELTHKCNVCGKGFISRSYLGQHMRFHSDARPHQCEGCGKGFINKAHLKRHMRTHTGEES; encoded by the coding sequence ATGAAGGATTTGATTAGTGCTGCTCGTTTTAGAAAACGTTGCCTGGAGGCAGCTGGAACTCTACAGAATAAGCTCGATGTGGTAGATCCACTGAAGGCTTGTTCGGTACATGAACAAAAAAGTATTCAACTAGGTATCAATGGCGATTTAAAAATTAAGGAAGAAGATAATGATATTCTGATTGAGGGACAGACCAGCATCACAAGCAGTCTCCTTGTCGAAAACGAATCAGCTTTGTGTTTAACAACTAATTCGACTGGTTGTAACTTTTGTGATGATAATTATATGTTTAAAAAACCATACAGATCGAAGCGGACATGTGCTAGGAGtagtaaacgaaaaaaatgtgagTTTTGTGGAAAACTGTTAGTCAATAGTAATAGTTTTGATGGGTTTCCACATAATTGCATGGTTAATGGAAAAAATCTTGCTAAGAAAACTTGTCTCAATCAGTGTAAGCAGCAACAAACAGATAACATGAACATAAAAAATAACATGGAAGTTGAAGAGCCATTACACCATACAGATTTGGGCAAAAATATTTCCTCTAAAACTACCGATGCAATAGAATCAAGTGGTTTAAATGCTAAGGCATTTGTCCAATCATGTATTTTTGAAGATCACTTGAATAGCAATCATGATAATCAACTAAATCAGAGTGAATTGAATAACGATGGATACAATGACTCGGATTTCTATATTCAACGCGATGAATTGGAGCATGAAATCAATACATCTCATAGAAAAGGGATTCGAAGAAAGGATGACCGACGCCATAAGTGTGAAATATGTGGCAAGGGGTTTATTAACAGTAATCATCTTGTACAACACAGACGCATTCATACAGGTGAAAAGCCCCACAAATGCGAAGATTGCGGAAGAGCATTTGCTCAGAAGAGTCATCTCACCGCGCATATGAAACATCATACGGGCGATTTTAAGTTCAAGTGCGACACCTGTGGAAAAGGATTTATTTATAGTAACGAATTAGTCATACACCTTCGCATCCATACCGGCGAGCGACCACACAAATGTGACATCTGCGGGAAGGATTTTGTGCAGGGCAGTGCCCTTACACAACATATGCGAAGCCACGCCGGTGAGCGGTTGCATCAGTGTGAGGTATGCGGCAAAGGTTTCGTGAGACTCGGTCACCTGACGCAGCATCTAATTATGCACAGCGGCGAACGGTTGTTTAAATGTCTTATCTGTTCCAAAGGTTTCTCTCGAAATGGGTACCTGACGCAGCACATGTTAATTCACAACGGTGAGCTAACTCATAAATGTAACGTTTGTGGGAAGGGTTTCATTTCCAGAAGTTACCTTGGGCAGCACATGCGCTTCCACTCCGATGCAAGACCTCACCAGTGCGAAGGATGCGGAAAAGGTTTCATCAATAAGGCTCATCTCAAGCGGCATATGCGTACTCACACCGGCGAGGAATCgtag
- the LOC131430862 gene encoding zinc finger protein 714-like, with amino-acid sequence MDKPMLELDKICRLCLQSLQVGSLVNLFEVNFSIRPSDMIARCASVEIYEKDGLPASICNDCFYKLGMAFEFRNRCEASDLKLRSFVHGSGNNIQPNVVQEEEIYEAMTAIFGPESTETSKQSIFTQPKSVEDSVIETSTRNVKKVQPLKKKSQLDVLLVKHKAKLKEEGKKVNIFRQRRTNKNSLTEGKKGTPLKEPQHCNTCGKSFSYSGYLQAHQRIHSGEKPFQCQICHRKFAQSGNLQLHLRIHSNERKYQCEICSKLFRTSSNLHAHRKTHSEERNFPCDICDHAFRTAKELRNHSETHSTVKNFFCRLCPNKSFNKQSYLNSHVKTVHIGVKRHRCQDCGKIFSNSSNLIAHRRVHSGDRPYSCEECDAKFTQSPALLRHIKAKHRAKCVEPVISETVTDAFEPAIEVDENRSLDSAASSELSVTTSLIDNPSGYSVPYMTNYVTPQSQPNHPQASNSIQMASGIPGNMYPSVEPYQYTANSSALASHHYQQQHLDVGNYDMCYSMPTHSVLNPSLMNPQPTYIFDQ; translated from the exons ATGGATAAACCAATGCTTGAACTAGACAAAATTTGTCGTTTATGCTTGCAATCACTGCAGGTCGGTTCATTGGTTAACTTGTTTGAGGTAAATTTCTCTATCCGGCCATCGGACATGATTGCCCGGTGCGCATCTGTTGAAATCTACGAAAAGGATGGTCTTCCAGCATCGATTTGTAACGATTGCTTTTATAAACTGGGCATGGCATTTGAGTTCCGTAATCGATGTGAAGCTTCCGACCTTAAACTGAGGAGTTTTGTTCATGGCTCTGGGAATAACATACAACCCAATGTGGTCCAAGAAGAAGAGATTTATGAGGCAATGACTGCAATATTTGGACCAGAAAGTACCGAAACATCGAAGCAAAGCATATTTACTCAACCGAAGTCGGTGGAGGATTCAGTTATAGAAACTTCCACAAGGAATGTAAAGAAAGTCCAACCTTTGAAGAAAAAATCGCAACTTGATGTGTTATTGGTGAAGCACAAAGCAAAGTTGAAAGAAGAAGGAAAGAAAGTGAACATCTTTAGACAGCGAAGAACGAACAAGAATTCATTAACTGAGGGTAAAAAAGGCACCCCTTTGAAAGAACCACAACATTGCAATACTTGCGGTAAAAGTTTTAGTTACAGTGGATACTTGCAAGCCCACCAAAGGATTCATTCGGGAGAGAAACCCTTCCAATGTCAA ATTTGTCACCGTAAATTCGCACAGTCAGGAAACCTTCAGTTGCATCTTCGTATCCACAGCAATGAGCGGAAATATCAATGCGAAATCTGCAGTAAACTGTTTCGAACATCTAGCAATTTACATGCTCATAGAAAAACGCATTCGGAAGAAAGAAACTTTCCGTGTGATATTTGTGACCATGCGTTCCGAACTGCCAAAGAACTGCGCAATCATTCGGAAACGCATAGCACCGTTAAAAATTTCTTCTGCAGGCTGTGTCCTAATAAATCTTTCAATAAGCAATCGTATTTAAATAGTCACGTGAAAACGGTACACATAGGAGTCAAGCGGCACCGGTGTCAAGATTGCGGTAAAATATTCTCCAACAGCTCTAATCTCATAGCTCATCGACGTGTGCACAGTGGCGACAGGCCGTACTCGTGCGAGGAATGCGACGCAAAGTTCACTCAGTCACCTGCCTTACTTCGGCATATCAAAGCAAAGCATAGAGCCAAGTGTGTGGAACCGGTAATATCGGAAACGGTCACCGATGCCTTTGAGCCGGCTATTGAAGTTGACGAAAATCGTTCCTTAGACAGTGCCGCAAGCTCAGAACTGTCAGTAACTACGTCACTGATAGACAACCCGTCCGGATATAGCGTGCCGTATATGACAAACTATGTGACTCCTCAATCGCAACCAAATCATCCTCAAGCGTCGAATTCAATTCAGATGGCATCCGGCATTCCGGGCAATATGTACCCCTCCGTTGAACCATATCAGTACACAGCCAATTCTTCCGCACTGGCATCTCATCACTATCAGCAGCAACATCTGGATGTTGGTAACTACGATATGTGCTACTCTATGCCGACACATTCCGTGTTGAACCCGAGTCTTATGAATCCTCAGCCGACGTACATTTTCGATCAGTAA